A portion of the Pedobacter cryoconitis genome contains these proteins:
- a CDS encoding MgtC/SapB family protein, with the protein MTIFEFTLRLAIAFALGAAIGTERQWRQRMAGLRTNMLVCLGACMFVSLGVKVGGDASGRVISYVVSGIGFLGAGVIMKDGLNVRGLNTAATLWCSAAVGASCGLGFLPEAAIVTTFVILTHVLMRPLGVQLSRLPLKSTKIPVAYLLIIKCRQDVENHLRVLLLQFTSNDKKLLLRSLKSTDDGDPGKAVITAEILANSNEDVIMERIAGRLTIEHEVSEVSWNKAGDENDL; encoded by the coding sequence ATGACAATATTTGAGTTTACGCTAAGGCTCGCCATCGCTTTTGCACTAGGCGCAGCAATCGGTACAGAACGCCAGTGGAGGCAGCGAATGGCTGGCTTAAGAACAAATATGCTGGTTTGCCTGGGCGCCTGTATGTTCGTTTCTCTAGGTGTTAAAGTTGGTGGAGATGCCTCTGGAAGAGTGATTTCTTACGTAGTGAGTGGAATTGGTTTCCTGGGTGCGGGTGTTATTATGAAAGACGGGCTGAACGTAAGAGGATTAAATACAGCAGCTACATTATGGTGTTCTGCTGCAGTTGGAGCCTCTTGCGGCCTTGGGTTCCTTCCTGAAGCAGCAATCGTTACAACTTTCGTCATTCTGACCCATGTTTTAATGCGTCCGTTGGGCGTACAATTAAGCAGGCTTCCTTTAAAGAGTACTAAAATCCCTGTGGCTTATCTGCTGATTATCAAATGCAGACAGGATGTAGAGAATCATTTGAGAGTTCTGCTTCTCCAGTTTACAAGTAATGACAAAAAGCTATTGCTCAGATCCCTTAAAAGTACAGATGACGGTGATCCGGGCAAGGCTGTAATTACAGCAGAAATACTCGCTAACAGTAATGAAGACGTAATTATGGAACGGATCGCCGGACGATTAACTATCGAACACGAGGTTTCTGAAGTCAGCTGGAATAAGGCCGGAGATGAGAACGACTTATAG
- the mgtA gene encoding magnesium-translocating P-type ATPase gives MMTIVKRGLKIRALADNKKMIANGSDEAAATKLQNVSRSDQDFYLAMLDSSTEGLSGMQAKERLGKFGMNEVHHEKAPAWIKQLIQAFINPFIGILLIIAVISFILDVWLAAPGETDYKTVTMVGIMVMVSSLLRFFQEYRSNKAAEQLKSMVKTTATVVRKPTGKKELDIKKLVPGDLILLSAGDMVPADCRIVQSKDLFVSQSMLTGESLPVEKRSLVVRDAEEKPLVELDNICFMGTNVVSGSATAIVVNTGNQTYFGSLSKVIVGKRAETNFDKGVNKVSYLLISFMIVMVPLIFLINGLVKGNWWDALLFAIAVAVGLTPEMLPMIVTANLAKGAVNMSKHKVIIKRLNAIQNIGAMDVLCTDKTGTLTMDKIVLERHLNIFGQEDEEVLKWAYLNSFHQTGLKNLLDVAVLEHVELHDYLKVEEYFLKVDEIPFDFQRRRMSVVLKQRNGKHLLICKGAVEEMLDLCSHAFDPGDDKELHIESDKVIPMDETMRNMILQTSKKLNTEGLRILLVAIREFDDRALNYAVEDEKNMILTGFIGFLDPAKPSAKIAIEALQKLGVSIKVLTGDNEIVTKKICRDVGIPFDKILLGAEVEKMTDAELQEQVGEVSILAKLSPVQKSRVVKMLQVKGHTVGFMGDGINDAVALRDADVGISVDTAVDIAKESADIILLEKDLIVLRKGVIYGRRTFGNIIKYIKMTASSNFGNMFSMLGASAFLPFLPMLPVQILVQNLLYDVSQISIPWDKMDEDFIEKPKKWDASGIKRFMLYIGPISSVFDYAMFAVMFFVFKADTPEHQRLFQSGWFIEGLLSQTLIVHMIRTRKIPFIQSWATTPVVALTSLIMVIGIFIPFSPFAGALKMEQLPLSYFPWLIGILACYCLLTQFIKGWYIKRFNQWL, from the coding sequence ATGATGACTATCGTAAAAAGAGGCTTAAAAATAAGAGCCCTCGCAGACAACAAAAAAATGATTGCTAATGGCAGCGATGAGGCTGCAGCAACTAAACTTCAGAACGTTTCCCGCTCAGACCAGGACTTTTACCTGGCTATGCTGGATAGTTCAACGGAAGGTTTGTCGGGCATGCAAGCTAAAGAAAGGCTTGGCAAGTTTGGAATGAATGAAGTTCATCATGAAAAAGCTCCGGCATGGATTAAACAATTGATCCAGGCTTTTATAAACCCGTTTATCGGTATTCTCCTGATTATTGCTGTCATCTCTTTTATACTCGATGTCTGGCTCGCTGCTCCGGGAGAAACTGATTATAAAACAGTCACGATGGTCGGTATTATGGTGATGGTCAGCTCATTATTAAGGTTTTTTCAGGAGTACAGAAGTAATAAGGCAGCAGAGCAACTTAAAAGCATGGTGAAAACTACAGCGACTGTGGTGCGCAAGCCTACCGGGAAGAAAGAACTGGATATTAAAAAACTGGTACCCGGAGATCTGATTCTGTTGTCGGCAGGAGATATGGTCCCTGCAGATTGCCGCATTGTACAATCTAAAGATCTTTTCGTTAGCCAGTCCATGCTGACAGGAGAATCTTTACCTGTAGAAAAAAGAAGCCTGGTAGTAAGGGATGCGGAAGAAAAACCATTGGTAGAACTGGATAATATCTGCTTTATGGGGACCAATGTCGTGAGTGGGTCTGCAACTGCAATTGTCGTAAATACAGGAAATCAGACCTATTTCGGCTCACTTAGTAAAGTAATTGTAGGTAAACGTGCGGAAACGAATTTTGATAAAGGGGTCAATAAAGTGAGCTACCTGCTGATCAGTTTTATGATCGTAATGGTGCCTTTGATCTTCCTGATTAATGGATTGGTTAAAGGGAATTGGTGGGATGCGCTGCTTTTCGCAATCGCCGTTGCCGTAGGCCTGACGCCAGAAATGCTGCCGATGATTGTGACCGCGAACCTTGCCAAAGGAGCTGTGAATATGAGTAAGCACAAGGTAATTATTAAAAGACTGAATGCGATACAGAATATTGGGGCAATGGACGTGCTGTGCACGGATAAAACCGGAACGCTAACCATGGATAAAATTGTATTGGAAAGACACCTGAATATTTTCGGACAAGAAGATGAAGAAGTACTCAAATGGGCTTATCTCAATAGTTTTCATCAAACAGGATTGAAAAATCTGCTTGATGTTGCCGTGCTTGAACATGTCGAATTGCATGATTACCTGAAAGTGGAAGAGTACTTTTTAAAAGTCGATGAGATTCCTTTTGATTTCCAGCGGCGCAGAATGTCTGTGGTGCTGAAACAACGCAATGGAAAACATTTACTGATCTGTAAAGGTGCTGTAGAAGAAATGCTTGACCTGTGCAGCCATGCCTTTGATCCTGGAGATGATAAAGAATTACATATAGAATCTGATAAAGTAATTCCTATGGATGAAACCATGCGGAATATGATCCTTCAGACTTCAAAAAAACTCAATACAGAAGGGCTTCGGATCCTGCTTGTGGCCATTCGTGAATTTGATGACCGTGCACTGAATTATGCCGTGGAGGATGAAAAAAACATGATCCTTACTGGGTTTATTGGCTTCCTTGATCCCGCCAAACCTTCGGCGAAAATAGCTATTGAAGCTTTGCAGAAATTAGGTGTGAGCATCAAAGTGCTGACAGGGGATAATGAGATTGTCACTAAAAAAATCTGCCGTGATGTAGGTATTCCTTTCGACAAAATCCTGCTAGGCGCGGAAGTAGAAAAAATGACCGATGCAGAATTACAGGAACAAGTAGGAGAGGTTTCTATCCTCGCTAAATTAAGTCCGGTTCAAAAGTCGCGTGTGGTTAAAATGCTGCAAGTAAAAGGCCATACTGTAGGTTTTATGGGAGATGGGATCAATGATGCTGTAGCCCTTAGAGATGCTGATGTAGGGATCAGTGTAGACACAGCAGTTGATATTGCTAAAGAAAGTGCTGATATCATTTTGCTCGAAAAAGACCTGATAGTTTTGAGAAAAGGGGTAATCTATGGCCGCAGGACCTTTGGTAATATTATCAAATATATCAAAATGACTGCCAGCAGTAATTTCGGTAACATGTTCAGCATGTTAGGAGCAAGTGCCTTTCTACCATTCTTGCCAATGCTTCCTGTACAAATTTTGGTTCAGAATTTATTATATGATGTTTCGCAGATCTCCATCCCATGGGATAAAATGGATGAAGACTTTATCGAAAAACCCAAAAAATGGGATGCCTCAGGAATTAAAAGATTTATGCTTTATATAGGCCCCATCAGCTCGGTATTTGACTATGCCATGTTCGCAGTGATGTTTTTCGTTTTCAAAGCGGATACTCCTGAACATCAGCGTCTGTTTCAAAGTGGTTGGTTTATCGAAGGATTATTGTCCCAAACACTCATTGTACACATGATCAGGACCCGTAAAATCCCATTTATTCAAAGTTGGGCAACCACACCGGTAGTCGCTTTGACCTCATTGATTATGGTTATCGGCATTTTTATACCGTTTTCACCTTTTGCAGGGGCCTTAAAGATGGAGCAATTGCCACTAAGTTATTTTCCATGGTTGATTGGAATCCTGGCTTGCTACTGTCTCCTCACGCAATTTATTAAAGGATGGTATATCAAAAGATTTAATCAATGGCTATAA
- a CDS encoding efflux RND transporter periplasmic adaptor subunit, giving the protein MNLKNKRQSYLTGIAMVIIGMTASCKQQVTKEPAADFTLEGDVITVPENSGLKSKLKFITVNTEPYRMQMMTAGTVKAIPTQFAEIAPPFQGRVTKSYIRLGMKTTAETPLFEISSPDFIAAQKVFFQEKSQMQQAERTLKRQKDLMANGVGTQKDLEEAQTGYDVEKKEYENAVIGIKIFKANPEKLSLGQALVVHAPITGEVIENKVVLGQFIKDDAASVATVANLNKVWVAGQVKEKDIRYIHEKDECEIEVAALPGKKLQGKVYHVNEIVDEDTRSVQVLIECDNSDHTLKPGMYVSVNFIDAPTSAVLIPLKAILQMNDANFVFVVTAAGKYIKRKVETGDTEGSRVVIKSGLAKGEKIVSEGGFYLLEAK; this is encoded by the coding sequence ATGAACTTAAAAAATAAGCGTCAGTCGTATCTGACTGGCATTGCCATGGTCATTATCGGAATGACTGCATCCTGCAAACAGCAAGTAACCAAAGAACCTGCCGCTGATTTTACTTTGGAAGGTGATGTTATTACTGTGCCTGAAAACTCAGGGCTGAAAAGTAAACTGAAATTTATAACAGTTAATACTGAACCTTACCGGATGCAAATGATGACCGCCGGAACGGTTAAAGCTATTCCTACCCAGTTTGCAGAAATTGCCCCGCCTTTTCAGGGCCGGGTAACTAAAAGTTATATCAGATTGGGGATGAAAACGACCGCTGAAACACCCTTGTTTGAAATCAGTTCTCCGGATTTTATTGCCGCTCAAAAGGTGTTTTTTCAAGAGAAATCGCAAATGCAACAAGCTGAAAGGACTTTGAAGCGCCAAAAAGACCTGATGGCTAATGGCGTTGGTACACAGAAAGATTTGGAAGAAGCGCAGACCGGTTATGATGTAGAAAAAAAGGAATATGAAAATGCAGTTATAGGCATTAAAATATTCAAAGCAAATCCGGAAAAATTATCCTTAGGACAAGCGCTTGTAGTACATGCGCCAATTACCGGAGAAGTGATTGAGAATAAAGTGGTTTTAGGCCAGTTTATCAAAGATGACGCAGCCAGTGTAGCCACCGTAGCCAATCTGAATAAAGTATGGGTTGCCGGGCAGGTTAAGGAAAAAGACATCCGTTATATCCATGAAAAGGACGAATGTGAGATAGAAGTAGCCGCGTTACCTGGTAAAAAACTTCAGGGAAAAGTTTACCATGTCAATGAAATTGTTGACGAAGATACGCGCAGTGTACAAGTTCTGATCGAATGTGACAATAGCGACCATACGCTTAAACCGGGAATGTATGTCTCTGTTAATTTTATTGACGCACCCACATCGGCTGTGCTTATTCCACTGAAAGCTATCCTGCAAATGAACGATGCAAATTTTGTTTTCGTGGTTACTGCAGCTGGTAAATATATCAAAAGAAAGGTGGAAACAGGCGATACAGAAGGAAGTCGTGTGGTCATTAAAAGTGGTCTGGCCAAAGGCGAAAAGATCGTATCAGAAGGCGGTTTTTATTTATTAGAAGCTAAGTAA
- a CDS encoding efflux RND transporter permease subunit: MKQLIFTAIKKRWLFAALFVLLAVFGFYSWKQLSIEAYPDIADVTSQVVTQVPGLAAEEVEQQISIPIERALNGLPGMHVMRSRSLFGLSLITMVFDDGVDDYWARQRIQERLTDVKLPFGAVPGLDPLTSPTGEIYRYIIESKNHDLRELTDLQNWTIIPKIKQVQGVADVTNFGGITTQYQIEIDPAKLAQYHIALADVQTAISNNNTNAGGSILNRGEQGYVVRGIGLVKDLAALGDVVIKSVNGVPVFVKDLGELKYGTLERKGVLGYTDRKVNYSDGIAGIVVMLKGQNPSVVLDGIHQAITELNHGVLPEGVTIRAYLDRTNLINTTLDTVSHTLLEGMALVIVVLIVFLGSWRGALIVAITIPIALLVAFILMHFTKIPANLLSLGAIDFGIIVDGAIVMLETILKKREDHPDQELEEVSISQSALSVAKPVLFSTIIIITAYLPLFSFERVEKKLFTPMAFTVGYALLGALAVALLLIPGLAYAVYKKPGKIYHNTWLEKLTAWYEKRLSKIMDKPKKVFMPLVLVLVSAIVLSVIVGKDFLPPLDEGSIWLQVSLPPGVTLEKSREMSDALRAATMKHPEITYVNVQAGRNDQGTDYFTPSHFEVSVGLKPYKEWESGRTKAALVEDLSREYAAMPGYSVAFTQPMIDGVMDKISGAHSELVVKVFGNDFKETRRITENVVSTLRKVKGAVDIAIDQEPPLPQLQIRINRDAVAKYGLNISDVAELVEVAIGGKAVSQIFSGDRVYDVICRYKEASRNTPEKIGNLMLTSSTGAKIPLSQIAEVKTDLGESSISREMNRRQLTVRLNLRGVDLSSFLKDAQAKITKQVKYDHEKYKIEWGGQFENQNRAYAKLGVVVPLALAIMFLLLYGAFGKFRQAGLILSIVPLALFGGMLALNIRGMTLNVSSAVGFIALFGVAIQNGVILISHINELRKKGYDLLRAVLDGAKHRFRPVLMTATVAVLGLLPASLATGIGSDVQRPLATVIVYGLFAATAITLFVLPALYYLLESKWGKDDFQPSKVAG, encoded by the coding sequence ATGAAGCAATTAATTTTTACCGCAATAAAAAAACGCTGGCTCTTTGCAGCTCTTTTTGTACTCCTGGCTGTATTCGGATTTTACTCCTGGAAACAACTTTCCATAGAAGCGTATCCGGATATTGCGGATGTAACTTCTCAGGTAGTTACCCAGGTGCCAGGTCTGGCAGCCGAAGAAGTAGAACAACAGATTTCTATCCCTATAGAACGTGCACTCAACGGTTTACCCGGTATGCATGTGATGCGCAGCCGGAGTTTATTCGGTCTGTCGCTCATCACTATGGTCTTTGATGATGGTGTCGATGATTACTGGGCGAGGCAAAGAATTCAGGAACGGTTAACTGATGTCAAGCTTCCTTTTGGCGCGGTTCCGGGACTTGATCCGCTGACTTCACCAACCGGAGAAATCTACCGGTATATTATAGAAAGCAAAAATCATGATTTAAGAGAACTCACTGATTTACAGAACTGGACAATTATACCAAAGATTAAACAAGTACAGGGTGTGGCTGATGTGACCAACTTTGGAGGGATTACTACCCAATATCAGATAGAAATTGACCCTGCTAAATTAGCACAATATCATATTGCGCTTGCCGATGTACAAACGGCAATCAGTAATAATAACACCAATGCAGGGGGGAGTATTTTAAACCGTGGAGAACAAGGGTATGTCGTTCGGGGGATAGGTCTGGTCAAAGATTTAGCCGCTTTAGGTGATGTGGTTATTAAATCTGTCAATGGTGTACCTGTATTTGTAAAAGATCTGGGCGAACTGAAATATGGTACACTGGAACGCAAAGGGGTATTGGGTTATACGGATCGCAAGGTGAATTATTCTGATGGAATTGCAGGAATTGTAGTGATGCTGAAAGGACAAAATCCTTCCGTAGTACTCGATGGAATTCATCAGGCAATAACAGAGCTGAACCATGGTGTTTTACCTGAAGGAGTAACTATCCGTGCTTATCTGGACAGGACAAACTTAATTAATACTACGCTTGATACGGTTTCTCATACGCTTTTAGAGGGAATGGCATTAGTTATTGTGGTGTTAATTGTTTTCCTGGGAAGCTGGAGAGGCGCATTAATTGTAGCCATCACAATCCCAATAGCGCTGCTTGTTGCATTTATTCTCATGCATTTTACGAAGATCCCTGCCAATCTGCTCTCTCTGGGTGCAATTGATTTTGGGATTATTGTAGATGGTGCTATTGTAATGCTGGAAACCATCCTGAAAAAAAGGGAAGATCATCCTGATCAGGAATTGGAAGAGGTTTCTATTAGTCAGAGTGCTTTAAGCGTTGCCAAGCCTGTTTTATTTTCAACGATTATCATTATTACCGCTTACCTGCCTTTGTTCTCTTTTGAAAGAGTAGAGAAAAAACTATTTACACCCATGGCTTTTACTGTAGGTTATGCTTTGCTGGGTGCATTGGCAGTTGCATTGCTATTGATACCGGGACTCGCTTATGCCGTTTATAAAAAACCAGGCAAAATCTATCATAATACATGGTTGGAAAAACTGACTGCATGGTATGAAAAGCGTCTGAGTAAAATCATGGACAAGCCAAAAAAGGTATTTATGCCGTTGGTTTTAGTGTTGGTAAGCGCTATTGTCCTGTCAGTTATCGTTGGAAAAGACTTTTTACCACCATTAGATGAAGGTTCAATCTGGTTGCAGGTATCGTTGCCTCCCGGGGTTACTTTAGAAAAGTCAAGGGAGATGAGTGATGCACTGAGAGCAGCAACGATGAAACACCCTGAAATCACTTATGTGAATGTCCAGGCAGGTCGTAATGATCAGGGAACTGATTATTTTACCCCTTCACATTTTGAAGTTTCTGTAGGACTAAAGCCTTATAAGGAATGGGAAAGCGGCCGAACTAAAGCCGCTCTGGTTGAAGATTTGTCCAGAGAATATGCTGCTATGCCAGGTTATTCAGTAGCTTTTACACAGCCAATGATTGACGGGGTAATGGATAAAATTTCGGGTGCACACAGTGAATTGGTAGTTAAAGTGTTTGGGAATGATTTTAAGGAAACCAGGAGAATCACTGAAAACGTGGTTTCTACTTTAAGAAAAGTAAAAGGAGCTGTTGATATCGCAATTGATCAGGAACCTCCTCTGCCACAATTACAAATCAGGATAAACAGAGATGCTGTAGCCAAATACGGACTGAATATTAGTGATGTAGCCGAATTGGTTGAGGTTGCTATAGGTGGTAAAGCTGTTTCACAGATCTTTTCGGGCGACAGAGTTTATGATGTGATTTGCCGTTATAAAGAAGCAAGCCGGAATACACCTGAAAAAATAGGGAACCTGATGCTAACTTCATCAACGGGAGCAAAGATTCCTCTGTCGCAGATTGCTGAAGTGAAAACTGATCTGGGCGAAAGTTCTATTTCCAGGGAAATGAACCGCAGACAACTAACTGTCAGGTTAAATTTAAGAGGAGTTGATTTAAGTTCATTTTTGAAAGATGCACAGGCAAAGATTACAAAGCAGGTTAAATATGATCATGAAAAGTATAAAATAGAATGGGGCGGCCAGTTTGAAAATCAAAACCGTGCTTACGCTAAACTAGGAGTTGTTGTGCCTTTAGCCTTAGCCATTATGTTTTTATTACTTTATGGCGCGTTTGGAAAGTTCAGACAGGCAGGTTTGATTTTAAGCATTGTTCCGCTCGCTTTATTTGGTGGGATGTTAGCTTTAAATATCAGGGGAATGACGCTGAACGTTTCTTCAGCAGTAGGTTTTATCGCACTATTTGGTGTCGCTATTCAAAATGGTGTGATTCTGATTTCTCATATCAACGAATTGCGCAAAAAAGGATATGATTTACTCAGGGCAGTTTTAGATGGTGCAAAACATCGCTTCCGGCCTGTTCTGATGACTGCAACAGTAGCGGTATTAGGTCTTTTGCCTGCTTCTTTAGCTACGGGTATAGGCTCTGACGTTCAAAGACCACTGGCTACAGTGATCGTTTATGGCTTGTTTGCCGCAACAGCAATTACATTGTTCGTTTTACCAGCACTTTATTACCTGCTGGAAAGTAAATGGGGCAAGGATGATTTTCAGCCATCGAAAGTGGCTGGTTAA
- a CDS encoding TolC family protein, with the protein MKVIKCFLSWCLFTGITLNGQAQVDTLSLKSKISVLQFLNRVGKENLGYAAEKYNVNIAEAGIETAKIFPDPQFSAGVFDNQQGKLKLGQGVTLGLGTTIELGGKRKARISLAQSVAELNKALLLDYLRNLRADAALAYYTAIQQYELLQVQHYSYQMMKQLADADAIRYKLGAITETDARQSKLEASNLQNNVYQNEADWKNSLIKLSAYLGKKSADTLVMPDGDFENLSRDINYQSLINNAQLIRADAVAALNNKIVADRSLALVKANRKVDLGVNAGLQFAGVSTNEIAPTPYHRTFNAGFSVPLKFSNHYNGDLKAAQFAIKQVGIQYEQVQQQIQVEVTQAYFNYTAAQKQVQQYKTGLLSEGEKILTAKIYSYKRGETSLLEVLNAQRTYNEVQQGFYESQSNYAAALIELERAAGIWDIK; encoded by the coding sequence ATGAAAGTTATTAAATGTTTTTTGTCCTGGTGCCTGTTTACAGGTATCACCTTGAATGGACAAGCACAGGTAGATACCCTGTCTTTAAAATCAAAAATATCTGTGCTTCAGTTCCTGAACCGTGTAGGAAAAGAAAACCTGGGTTATGCCGCAGAAAAGTACAATGTAAATATTGCAGAGGCGGGGATTGAAACCGCGAAGATCTTTCCAGACCCTCAATTTTCAGCAGGTGTATTTGATAATCAGCAGGGTAAATTGAAACTGGGGCAGGGGGTAACATTGGGGCTGGGAACAACCATTGAATTGGGTGGCAAAAGAAAGGCCCGGATTAGCCTTGCTCAAAGTGTGGCTGAATTAAACAAAGCATTATTGCTTGATTATTTAAGGAATCTGAGAGCTGATGCTGCACTGGCTTATTACACGGCAATTCAACAGTACGAATTATTGCAGGTGCAACATTATTCTTATCAAATGATGAAACAACTGGCAGACGCAGATGCGATCCGTTATAAACTGGGCGCAATTACAGAAACAGATGCTAGACAATCCAAACTGGAAGCCAGCAATTTACAAAATAATGTTTATCAGAATGAAGCAGACTGGAAAAATTCGCTGATTAAGCTAAGTGCTTATCTTGGTAAAAAGAGTGCAGATACTTTAGTGATGCCAGATGGCGATTTTGAGAACCTTTCGCGTGATATAAACTATCAGTCCTTAATCAATAATGCGCAGCTCATCAGGGCAGACGCTGTAGCAGCATTAAATAATAAAATTGTCGCGGACAGGAGCCTGGCTTTGGTAAAAGCAAACCGGAAAGTTGATTTAGGAGTTAATGCGGGACTACAGTTTGCTGGTGTTTCGACAAATGAAATTGCGCCAACGCCTTATCACCGTACTTTTAATGCCGGATTTAGTGTTCCGTTGAAATTCTCAAATCATTATAATGGGGATTTAAAAGCTGCTCAATTTGCGATTAAGCAGGTTGGTATTCAATATGAACAGGTTCAGCAACAGATTCAGGTTGAAGTAACACAGGCTTATTTTAATTATACTGCAGCCCAGAAACAGGTTCAGCAATATAAAACCGGGCTGCTGAGTGAAGGGGAAAAGATTTTGACGGCTAAAATATATAGCTATAAACGTGGGGAAACTTCTTTGTTGGAAGTTTTGAACGCGCAAAGGACGTACAATGAAGTACAGCAAGGATTTTATGAATCACAATCGAATTATGCAGCTGCACTGATTGAATTAGAACGTGCTGCGGGGATCTGGGATATTAAATAA
- a CDS encoding LysR family transcriptional regulator encodes MDLRHLNYFLVLAEELHFGRAAERLHISQPPLSRMIQLIENDLGVLLFERTKRSVILTPAGQDFLQDAKQMILQMQTVKKRLAIYGQGETGTLRIGYVGAVMHSNLPALLAEFTKSHPHINLQFEELPNHKLVHELNNGTLDAAFVRTWLHPEKLEEKLILSEKFVAVLPITHSLSAKKKISVQELANEQFITFTRECGPTIFDSFLVLCSNAGFTPQISHHASQLNSVLRLVESGFGISLLPENVENGYALQLKFIPLENTEETVPLIMLNRKENPNPALLHLQNHLVKYSSNEKEISEKSVI; translated from the coding sequence ATGGATTTAAGACATTTGAATTATTTTCTGGTTTTAGCAGAAGAATTACATTTTGGAAGGGCTGCAGAAAGGTTACATATTTCACAGCCTCCACTGAGCAGAATGATTCAGCTGATAGAAAATGACCTGGGTGTATTACTTTTTGAACGGACTAAAAGAAGCGTTATACTTACCCCTGCCGGACAAGACTTTTTACAAGATGCCAAGCAAATGATTTTGCAGATGCAAACTGTAAAGAAACGACTGGCTATTTATGGTCAGGGAGAAACGGGTACGCTGAGAATTGGCTATGTAGGTGCAGTTATGCATAGTAATCTTCCTGCGTTGCTGGCAGAATTTACAAAAAGTCATCCACACATTAATTTACAATTTGAGGAATTACCTAACCACAAATTAGTCCATGAATTAAATAATGGTACGCTGGATGCCGCTTTTGTAAGAACTTGGCTGCATCCCGAAAAACTAGAAGAAAAACTGATTCTCTCAGAAAAATTCGTAGCTGTTTTACCCATAACACATTCACTATCCGCAAAAAAAAAGATCTCTGTTCAAGAACTGGCGAATGAACAATTTATCACATTCACGCGCGAATGTGGCCCCACTATATTTGATAGTTTTTTAGTTTTATGTTCAAATGCAGGGTTTACACCACAAATCTCACATCATGCTTCTCAGCTAAACTCGGTGTTGAGATTGGTTGAAAGTGGTTTTGGCATTTCACTTTTACCTGAAAATGTAGAAAATGGATATGCATTACAACTAAAATTCATACCACTGGAAAACACAGAAGAAACTGTTCCGTTGATTATGCTCAATAGAAAAGAAAATCCGAATCCTGCACTACTGCATTTGCAGAATCACCTGGTTAAATATTCGTCAAACGAAAAGGAAATTTCTGAAAAATCAGTCATATAA
- a CDS encoding ester cyclase: MAQQKDNLVQALPYSKVKSAKDFIFLSGQIGINSATGLLVTSSFEAEVHQVMKNIGILLHEKELTYSDLVNVTIYLKSMDNYPITNQVYRSYFTGDFPARVCIAVTDLPAKANIEIAATALNQTNFSAENKQLIRRFLEEVRSGKNPDRAGLYMADTLLAHQLNAEAETTVKRTPQNYAEHVKEFLTLYGNFHFEITEIIAEGDRVYVRWKQTGKHMATIDGHPATGKPIIEIASAVYRLENGKIKEYWIQIDRLGLEKQL, translated from the coding sequence ATGGCGCAACAAAAAGATAACCTGGTTCAGGCATTACCTTACAGCAAAGTGAAATCTGCTAAAGATTTTATTTTCCTGTCCGGACAAATAGGCATCAATAGTGCTACCGGATTATTAGTAACCAGTAGTTTCGAAGCTGAAGTACATCAGGTGATGAAAAATATTGGAATTTTACTTCATGAAAAGGAGTTAACTTACAGTGATCTGGTGAATGTTACTATTTATTTGAAAAGCATGGACAACTATCCCATAACTAATCAAGTGTATCGTAGCTATTTTACCGGAGATTTTCCAGCCAGAGTTTGTATTGCTGTTACTGATCTTCCTGCGAAAGCAAATATTGAAATTGCGGCTACGGCATTGAACCAAACTAACTTTTCTGCTGAAAACAAACAATTGATCAGACGATTCCTGGAGGAAGTACGCTCGGGTAAAAATCCTGATCGCGCCGGGTTATATATGGCAGATACTTTACTGGCGCATCAACTGAATGCGGAGGCAGAAACAACGGTTAAAAGAACACCGCAGAATTATGCTGAACACGTAAAAGAATTTCTGACTTTATACGGGAATTTTCATTTTGAAATCACTGAAATTATTGCAGAAGGTGACCGTGTTTATGTCCGATGGAAACAAACTGGCAAACATATGGCTACCATTGACGGGCATCCGGCAACGGGAAAACCAATAATTGAAATTGCAAGTGCAGTTTACAGGCTCGAAAACGGAAAGATTAAGGAGTATTGGATTCAGATTGACAGACTCGGACTTGAAAAACAATTATAA